A window of Gammaproteobacteria bacterium genomic DNA:
TAGTTTTCCACAACATTTTTATGCCTGTCCCTTTTTGAGAGGGCGTTCCCCCGAATTCAACATGCATTGTGGAAGAAATAGAGCTGGGCGTGGTAAGTTGTTAAACTTGATTGCATAATAATTCAAGCCAAATTCAGCCAGAACAGGTTCATTATGACCACAGACAGTTTCACTGCGCCTTTCGCCATGCCATTATTAAGCACTGCGCTGCCCTTGTTTAAACCACAAGCAAATATTCTCGACTTGGCTTGTGGCAGCGGTCGCAACGGCTTGCAATTGGCGGCTCATGGCTTTGCTACAACATTGCTTGATCGCGACCAAGTGGCGTTACAGCACATAAAGAGCAATAGCCCCGCAAACACCCTGACCAATTGCACCATTGTGTGTGGCGATCTTGAATCGGCCAACCCTTACCAACTGCCCGTAGCGACCTACGATGCTATTTTGGTCTTTCGTTATCTGCACCGGCCACTTATGCCGCAAATTATCGCAGCATTACAACCTGGAGGTCTAATAGTGTACGAAACATTCACACACCAACAGGCCGCGATAGGTCGACCGCGCAATCCTAATTTTCTGCTCAATGATCAGGAGCTATTGCAGTGGTTTGAAGGATTTACAGTACTGCACTTCTTTGAGGGTTATTGCCCCAAGCAGCAAGCTTATATTTCACAACTAATAGCACAGAAACCAGCGCTAAAAAAACCAGCGTAAATACGCTGGTTTTTAATTGCAACCGCCCAAATTAAAACCCTAACTTAGTCAGGTTTGTCCTTGGCACGATAAACTACCACGAAAAATACCGGAACAAAGATAATCGCCAAAACAGTCGCTGACAACATGCCGCCAAATACTCCTGTACCAATGGCATTTTGACTGCCAGAGCCAGCCCCAGTACTTAACATTAATGGGGTAACCCCAAGCATAAAGGCCAGCGAGGTCATGATTATTGGTCGCAAGCGTAACCGCGCCGCATCAATGGTAGCGCTGACTAAGTCTTGCCCTTGGTGATGCAAGGTTCGGGCAAACTCAACAATTAAAATCGCATTTTTAGCCGCCAGTCCAATAGTGGTTAACAAGCCAACCTGAAAATAAACGTCATTAGACAATTCACGACCAATCGCAAATACTACCGCGCCTAACACACCTAGTGGCACCACCATCATCACCGCAAACGGCACATTCCAGCTTTCATACAGTGCGGCTAAACATAAAAACACCACTAAAATAGACAAGGCATATAACATTGGTGCTTGCTCGCCCGATTGCTGCTCTTGCAAAGACATGCCCGACCATTGAAAACCAAAACCTTCAGGTAATTTAGCGGCCAATTCACTCATCGCTTGCATTGCGTCGCCTGAGCTTAAGCCTGGGGCAGCCTGACCCAAGATTTGAACCGATGGCGCGCCATTGTAACGTTCTAATTTTGGCGAGCCATAAACCCAACGCACCGAGCTAAAGGCGGTAAAAGGCACCATTTCGCCAAGATTATTGCGAACATACCAATAACTCAGATCCTTAGGCATCATTCGATATGGCGCATCTGCTTGCACATAGACCCGCTTAACCCGTCCACGGTCGACAAAGTCATTAACATAAGTCGGTGCCCAAGCCGTGGAAAACGTTTTGTTAATGTCATCAAGGCTAACGCCCAATGCCATCGCCTTTTGCTGGTTAATATCAATCTTAAACTGCGGTGAGTCACTTAAACCGTTCGGGCGTACGCCGACTAATCGCGGATCTTGCGCTGCCATGCCCAATAACTGATTGCGGGCATTCATCAAGGCTTCGTGCCCTTGGCCCGACAAATCTTGCAGTTGAAAATTAAAACCCGACGCACTGCCAAGCTCCATAATGGCAGGTGGCACAAAGGCAAAGACAAAAGCTTCTTTAATTTGTGAAAATGCTCCCATTGCCCGGCCAGCAATCGCAGTAATATGCTGATCGTCGCGTGTTCGGTGCTCCCAGTCTTTTAACCGGACAAAGGCAATACCATTGTTTTGGCCGTTACCACTAAAGCTAAAACCAACCACCGAAAAGACCGATTCAACATTTTCTGCCTCATCAATCAGCAGGTAATCTTCAATTTTCTCCATCACGGCCATCGAGCGCTCTTGACTCGCCCCTTGTGGCAACACCATTTGGGTAAACATGGTGCCCATGTCTTCGTCGGGTAAAAATGAGGTCGGCAACTTAGTAAATAAATAGCCTAGTCCTATGACAAGTAAGCCATAAATTAGCATGTAGCGGCCCGTGCGAGCTAACACATGCACCAAACCTGCACGATAATGCACCGTTGCTGCGTCAAACACCTTATTAAACCAAGCAAAAAAACCCTTGGTTGGTTTAACTTGTCGATCAACAGGTTTTAATATCGTCGCACAAAGGGCTGGAGTTAATGTTAACGCCACCACCACCGACAGCGCCATAGCTGACACGATGGTGATTGAAAATTGGCGATAAATAACCCCGGTCGAACCACCAAAAAAGGCCATTGGAATAAAGACCGCTGACAGCACCATTGCAATACCTATTAAGGCACTGGTAATTTGGTCCATCGACTTTTTGGTCGCTTCACGTGGCGACAAGCCTTCTTCGTGCATGACCCGTTCGACATTTTCGACCACCACAATCGCATCATCAACCAACAGACCAATGGCCAGTACCATCGCAAACATCGTTAAGGTGTTAATTGAATAACCAAACATCGACAAAATAGCAAACGTACCCAACAGCACCACTGGCACCGCAATGGTCGGAATTAACGTGGCGCGAAAGTTTTGTAAAAACAGATACATCACCAGAAAAACTAACACAATAGCTTCGAGCAAGGTGGTAATAACCGATTTAATAGATAACTTAACAAATGGCGTGACGTCGTATGGATAAACAACTTTTAATCCGACCGGGAAATGCTGCTCTAGCGCCGAAATTTTCGCGCGAATAGCATCGGCGGTATTTAGGGCATTAGCGCCAGATGCTAGGTTAATCCCGATCCCAGCAGCGGGTTTGTCGTTATATTCTGAAACGATTTGATAGTTGTCACCGCCCAGCTCAACCCGCGCGACATCTTTAAGCCGAATGGTTGAGCCGTCGGGGCTTACCCGCAGTAATATATTGCCAAATTCTTCAGCGGTTTCTAACCCGGTTTGCACAATAATGCTGGCATTAATTTGCTGACCAGCCACGGCTGGGCTGCCACCTAATTCACCAGCGGCAATTTGTGAGTTTTGACTGGTGATGGCACTCGTTACGTCTTGTACCCCGAGCTGATATTGAGTCAATTTTTGTGGGTTTAACCAGATCCGCATGGCGTATTTTGAGCCAAAAAATCGGACCTGGCCAACGCCGTTAATTCGACTCAGCTGATCTTGAATGTTGGCCGCAACATAGTCTGAAATATCATTGCGATCCATTCGACTGTCGGCCGAATAAAAACCTAACACCATTAAGAAGCCCGACGAAGACTTAGTCACCCTTACCCCATTTTGCTGCACTTTTTGCGGCAATAACGGCATCGCGGTTTGCAACTTATTTTGCACTTGCACTTGGGCAATATCGGGATCGGTGCCGGCATTAAAGGTAATAGTAATAGTTGCGCTACCCGTTGAGTCACTGGTGGCGTTAATGTATTGCACATTATCAATACCACTTAGGCTTTGCTCAATCACCTGCACTACCGTGTCTTGCACCACTTGCGCCGAGGCACCAGAATAATTCGCTGTAACACTAACAGCCGGCGGCGCAACATTGGGGTATTGGGCAATCGGCAGCTGAAATATCGATAATACACCAGCCAGCATGATCATAATGGCGATAACCCAGGCTAAAATCGGCCGGTCAATAAAACGTTTAACCATGGATTATCCCGCCTTAATTTTAGAAGTTTCAGCAGGCTTGGTAACATCGTTTGACACCACCTTGCTGCCTGGGCCAATTTTTTGAACGCCGCTAATCACAATGGTTTCACCCGCGGCTAAACCGTCGAGTACTAACCAGTTGTGGCCAAAACTGCGACCAATAGTGACAGTACGCAAGTTAACCACGTCGTCTTGCTCTAAAATGTAGACCGTAGCTTGGCCCTGACGGTTAAACTGGACTGATTTTTGCGGTACTAAAATTGAATTTTCTCGCGTCGCCTGGGTTAATTCAACTTCGCCATACATACCCGGTAATAACAGGTATTGCGGATTAGCAAATTGAACCCGCAGCACCACGGTATCTGTCGATGGATTAGCCTGCACTTCGTTAAATTTTAATATGCCCTGATGCGCATAGTTTTCGCCGCCCTGAAAATTAAGCACCGCGGTTTGCACCGTTGCAGTCAGTTCGCCGCTGTTTTTTCGTTGCACTATGCTTCTCAGTTCGGCGTTACCCTGAACTAAGTCAAAATTAATGGGGTCGAGCTGCGTAATTGTCGCCATTGCCTGCGATTGCAACGCAGTAACCAATGCGCCTTCGGTGATATTAGACTTACTAATTCTCCCTGAAATTGGCGCAAGCACATGGGTATAACTAAGATCGACCTTAACGCGGTTAAGCGCCGCCCGATCCATCGCTAGCTGCGCTTTATATGAAGAAAAACTCGCCTGAGCCTGATCGAGCGTTTGCTGACTAACAACATTATTTTTAATCAGCTTTTGATAACGGCTTAATTCAGATTTAGCGTTGTTTAAATTGGTTTGAGTGCGAATAATTTGCGCTTTCGCTGATAATAATGAGGCCTGATAAATTGCGTCGTCTATTTGATACAGCGGCTGGCCAGCTTTAACTAACGCCCCCTCTTCAAATAACCGTTGCAACACAATGCCTGACACTTGAGGGCGCACAATGGCAACGCGTGAAGCGACAGCCCGAGCCGGTAGCGTTTGCTTAAATATCACGGTAGAGGCGGTTAACGTAATAACATCAACTTGCGGCGTCGGCCGCCCACGAGGCGCGTCACTTGATGTAGGCTGTTCACAGCCACTAAGCAACACACTAAGACTGGCCAATACCACTAACGGCAATTTAAACTTCATTGATAAACCTCAAACAATTAACCCCAAAAACAATAACTCATCATTTAAAGATGCGTATGTAACAAGGTAGTTATACTAGTCTAAATTGCTGATGATGTATTAAGTTATCTCATAATATTAACTGTTTATGGGGAAATTACTTTAAATTTAGTCAGCGACCAACAGCCTTAAATTAAACTGGCTTTAACTTTGTCAAAAGTTGCGGCAAACCATGGGGTAAACTCAAGCGATTGGTTGGTTATCGCTAATTCTATTTGCTCAACAGTTAACCACTGCGTGGCACAAACTTCGTCAGGGTTTGGTTTAATCAGCGGATTTTGATCCCAGCCAATGAATAAATGGTCAAACTCGTGCTCGATTAAACCATTAACCAGCAGCGCGCGGTAGGTGTGACTGCCAATCCAGCTTATATCACTTAAACCAAAACCAAGCTCTTCATGCAAGCGCCCTAGCGCCGACTGTTTTAAGTCTTCATCTGGCTGGGGATGCGAGCAACAGCTATTACTCCACATACCACCACAGTGGTATTTGGAAAAAGCACGCTGCTGCAATAAAACCTCGACTTTTCCGTGGATACGTCGAGCGACAAAAATTGAAAATGCGCGGTGTAGTTGTCCATTTTGATGCGCACGTAGCTTATCCTCGCTACCAACCACGTTATCGTTAGCATCAACTAACACAACCAGATTACGACTCATGATATTTCTCTTATAAAAACTGGCGTTATTATACCTGCATCATTAATACAATAATACTAAATCACTGACCTCAAACCCGCTTGATATAGCTACGCAAGCCCGATATATTTTGCTAAATTAGCAATAATCGTTCTGAGTAAGAGACTCACCATGCCACTGGATTTAGACCTACTATTATTTGAACCTGTATTACCCGCCCAACTAAGCGATACCGAAGAATTAACCACTAAACTGCGAAATTACAACCACCAGCATGCTGGGGGCAATGATCCGCAAGCAATAGGCTGCTTTATTCGCGATTTACAACAAGAATTAATCGGTGGTATTTTTGCGCAGCTCTCTTGGGGCTGGTGCAGCATTGAGCTGTTATGGGTCAACCAAGATTACCGCGGCCACCAGTTAGCCACACAGCTAGTTAAAGATATTGAGCAATACGCGATCGGTGAAGGCATTCATCTTTTTAAAGTAGAAACCGCCAGTTTTCAGGCGCTTGAGTTTTATAAAAAGCTCGGTTTTGACCATTATGCGACCCTAGATAACTTCCCAATAGGTCATAAAAATCACTTGCTAAAAAAATGCATTATCTAACAATGCATTAACACTATGTTTTATTAAAAACACCACCCTAACTAAAAGGCATATATAATAACTTTTTGATCTTCGCCCTTAGCCGCCTTGCGTGCTAGGATCGCGCCTCGAAATTTTAAGCCGTAGGATTTACCATGAAAAAAATATTAATTGCAGCAATAATGTTAGTTACTACCACGGTCGCTACTTTTGCTAACGCCCAAACCACTATTAAAGTTGGCATGTCAGGCAACTACTTCCCTTTCACTTTCTCTAAAAATGATGAGTTGCAAGGATTTGAAGTTGATTTATGGCGCGAAATCGCTAAACGCAATGACAGCAAAGTTGAATTTGTTACCGTTAACTTTTCTGGTCTGTTCGGCATGTTAGAAACTGGCCGCATCGACACTATCTCAAACCAAATTACTATCACCGACGCTCGTACTGAAAAATACGCGTTTAGCCAGCCATACGTATATGACGGCGCACAGGTTGTAGTTAAGAAAGGCAACGACTCTATCAAAGGCATCGCAGACCTAGCCAACAAAACAGTCGGCGTAAACTTAGGTTCTAACTTTGCTGAGTTACTGCATAAGTATGATACTGAAAACAAAATCAATATCAAAACTTACGAAACTACTATTGAACTTGATGTAGCTTTAGGCAGAACAGACGCTTTTGTAATGGACAGATTGTCATCAGTTGAACTAATCAACAAATCACCATTACCACTGCAACTTGCTGGCCCAACTTTTGAAACATTCGCTAACGCAATGCCGTTTTTGAAAACGGAAAAGCAAATGGCACTACGCGACAAAGTTAATGCAATCTTAGACGACATGCGTCAAGATGGCAGCCTAAAGGCCATTTCTGTTAAATGGTTCGCAACGGATATCACTGTTAAGTAAATGCAATTCAATTTTGAATACATGCTAAACCTGTTCCCAATACTGTTTAAGTATTTGGGAACAACCATGGAAATGGCACTGTTAGGTTTAGTCTTCTCGCTCATTTTAGCTGTTGGCTTGGCTGTGGTACGTACCTTTAAAGTACCGGTACTTAATCAGCTGGCAATGCTATTTATTTCTTTCTTTCGTGGTACCCCGCTGTTAGTCCAACTATTTTTGTTGTATTACGGTTTACCGCAAATATTCCCTGAGTTAGTCGCGATGAATGCCTTCACGGCAGCTGTTATCGGCCTTACCTTGCATTTTTCCGCCTACAAAGCCGAAACAATTCGCGCTGCGATTATGGCTGTTGATAAAACTCAAATGGAAGCTTCACTCAGTATTGGCATGACCAATAGTCAGGCGATGCGCCGAATTGTGTTGCCGCAAGCGGCTCGTATTGCGACGCCATCATTAATGAATCATTTCATTGATATGATCAAAAGCACCTCGCTGGCCTTCACGCTTGGCGTAACTGAGATTATGGCAAAAACCCAGATGGAAGCCTCGTCTAGCTTTTTATTCTTTGAAAGTTTCCTTGCTGTGGCCTTAATTTACTGGGGCGTAGTGATGGTGTTTACTCAAATACAAGTTCGACTAGAGATTTACCTCAACAAGGCGTATTAAGATGATCAAAGTTACTAATTTAAGCAAACACTTTGGTGATAATGTAGTATTGCGCCACATTGATCTTGATATTAAAGAAGGCGAAACCACGGTAATTATCGGACCGTCTGGCACGGGTAAATCAACCCTGCTACGTTGCCTTAACTTTCTAGAGCAACCGACTACCGCCCAAATCACGATTGATGAGCTGAGCATTGACGCCACAAATTTCAGCAAACAACAATTAACCGAACTGCGCAAAAAAACCTCTTTTGTGTTTCAAAATTATGCCCTATTTGCCAATAAAACCGCATTAGGCAATCTAACCGAAGGGCTTGTTACTGTTTGGGGAAAATCAAAGGTTGAGGCGACTAAAGAAGCGTTAGCGATTCTTGAAAGCATTGGTCTAGCAGACAAAAAAGACTTTTATCCGTCGGCTTTATCTGGTGGTCAGCAACAACGCATCGGCATTGGCCGCGCAATGGCATCGCACAGCAAGGTTATTTTAATTGACGAGCCAACTTCTGCGCTTGATCCTGAATGGGTCGGCGAAGTATTAAACTTAATGAAAAAGCTGGCTAAAAAAAAGCAAACCATGTTAATCGTGACTCACGAAATGCAGTTTGCGAAAGAAATAGCCGATAAGGTTATTTTTATGGATCAAGGAAAAATCATTGAGCAAGGCAGCGCCAATATGATTTTTAATAACCCACAAGATCCCCGCACTCAAGCCTTCTTAAGACGCGTTAATCAGTAATATAAATATCGGCTGACTGATGATTATCAGCCGATTATGTTTAGCTTTGCCCACTCAGTGACGTAACGCCGCATCCAAATGATCGACCAATTCCGCCCAATCTGAATCTTCAGCAATAGCTTGCTGTAAAAAAGCCGCTTGCGATGGCGTCCAATAATCAGCTTGCTCAATTCGTTGATGTTCAAATAAACGGTGCTCACTTAAAAACTTGTTGATTTGCTCGTTACTGCCTGCCAAACCCAGTTGTTCGAACAGCACGGTCATGTTGTTATGATCACTAGTATCCATAGCCCTTCCTTTTTATCAAAAATGCCAAATGTACAACTTAATATAGCCTAGTTTTTAGTCAGGTGACAAATGTCTGTTGCCATTGGCACGATAAATCACGACGCCACCTCAACAACACAATCTGGCACTAATTGCTCAAGTGCCTGTTGCAGTGCAACCTTAGCGTGTTGGTCGCCATGGACAATTTTAATCACTTTTGGTTTACGGCGCATCCGGCGGACAAATCGCAACAAGTCATGCTGATCGGCATGGGCCGAGTAACCCGACAACTGATGAATAGTCGCGCCAATGTTATAACGCTGCTGGTCAATCTCGATATAACCCGATTTATTGTTATTCTGGTTCTGTTCGCCTGCACCATATTTAATAATCGCGCGGCCTAACGTGCCACGTGCCTGATAACCAACAAATAACACATCGGTCGTCGGCTGCTCAATAAAGCGTTTAAGGTAGTTAACAATGCGGCCACCGCTGCACATGCCACTGGCAGCAATAATAATGGCTGGCAGCTTACGCTGAGCTAAATAATCCATGGTTTGCAGATGTTGCTGATGACTATTAATGGTGGTGAGTTGCTCAAAAGACAACGGATGGCGCCCAGCGTGTACTTTACGCCGCGCTTCCTTGTCCCAACAGTGTTTTAGCCCTTTATAATGCTCGGTAAACTTAGCGGCCAGTGGTGAGTCTACAATTACGTCAACGTTGTTTAAAATGGATTGTGCTTTCGTCAGCCCTGCTCCCTTTAAGTTGGCCGCTTTATTAGCTTTGCTCTCAAGCCGAAATAGAATTTGTTCAATTTCGTATAACAACTCTTGTGTGCGGCCAATGCTAAAGGCCGGAATTAATACCACCCCTTTATCGCGTAAACAGCGAGTTAGCACTTGCTCTAGTTGCGCGCGGCGCTGCTTGCGGCCCTGATGATTTCTGTCGCCATACGTACTTTCAATCACCAAGGTATCACAACCATAAGGAGGAAAAGGTGCTGGTAATAATGGGGTGTAACATGCCCCGAGATCGCCTGAAAACACAATCCGTTCTTTGGTGCTTCCTCCAGCGACATCAAACTCAACGTAAGCTGAACCTAATATATGCCCCGCTGGTTTAAACTTGAGCTTAACCTTTACTTCACTCGTACGCTTATTAGCAGCACGTATATTAGTGCGCTCATTACCACTAGGTAAAGCGGGTAAAGGCTGCCATACGCCATAATCAACGCCAACCAGTTGGGAGCTTAAGCGTTTTAAAATTCTAGAGCCAATACGCTTGCCAGCCATCCCACCAACTTTTAGCGCGTCGCGGATCACTTCTGGCAATAATAGCGCAGTGGCGCTTGAACAATAAATAGGCCCAGTAAAGCCAGCGGCGAGTAAATAAGGAATGCGACCAACATGGTCAATATGACAGTGAGTAACCACTAACGCACGAACGTCAGTTAAATCAAATTCTATCGCCAACAAATCGCTAACCGAACGGCCTGAGGTTTCAGCGCCCTGAAACAACCCACAATCAACCAGATAGCTGTCTGTTAATCTGTTATTCGAATGACTAACCTGTAATTGATGACAAGATCCCGTTACGCCATCAACTGCACCATGGTGTTTGATGTTGCAATAAAATTTGGCCAACTCCTTACTTCGAGCCGGCTTAGTATTAGATAACATAATTAACATTCCTTGTTAAATGCAGACGAATTAACAGCCATCTGTGGCTATAAATACGGCAATATCGAGTACAAAAAGCTAAACATCCTTTTAACTAGCCGCGTAGTAAACACTAACTAAAGGCTAGTTTATCAACAGTAACATGTAACACACTGGTAAATAGCCATCTTTTTATTATAAATATCGCAACGACTAGTATTTTAACATTGCACTGATTGATATTACCGCGTAATATTTCGCCTAGTTAAAAAATTTTCATAAAAAATGGAACTTTTCCCCCAAGGTTTCGATATCTAACAATATAAGGTAATTAATGATGAAAACTATACTTCGTTCGACGCTAGCTATTGCAATTGGTTTGTCTTTAGCAGCTTGTAATAGTAGCAGCAGTGATGATTCTTCAAACTTACAGTTTGGTGGTAGTGGTGTTAAAGGTACTGTAATAAGCGGACAAGTAGATATTTACCGTGCAGGTGACCTAACAACATCGCTAGGTCAAGCACAGACAGCTATCGATGGTACATACTCTATTGATCTTGATGGCGTAACTGGTGGCGCTTTTGTTGTAGCCATTACAGCTGATGCTGACACCACTATGATTTGTGATGCTCCTTTATGTGACGGTACTTATCTCAGCGGCGCTACTATTCCTACCGCTAGTTTAACTGACCTAAGACTTACAACTTTTGTCTACGCTGATAGCACTGCACCTGTTACTGCAAACGCTAACGCACTTTCAACGATGGCAACAGATACAGTGCTTGCTGCAGCAGCCACTAATCCTAATTTAGATTTAAGCCTTATCACTAGCGACCAAGTAACAGATTTCCAACAGGATGCTTCTGAAGTTGTAGGTTCTATCATTGGTGTTGATTTATCAACGACTAACCTTTATAGCATCGTCATTGCCGATGCATCTAACGCTGACAATCTTGACGGTGCAAATGCTAAAACAGCAACACTTTCTCTAGTTAACGCAGCACTAGCAGGCCTAACGCCTGTAGGCGCGCAAACAATGACAGAAACTTTAAATGCTTATTTAGCAGATGTAAAAGCCGTGGCTACGGCTGTAGTTGGTTCATCAACCCCTTCAACGGTTGATATTACTGCTCTAGTCAATAAAATTAATTTGGTACAAGATCAAATTATTATCCAAGCGACTGAGTTAGCGACTAACCTTTCAGTAACAAATTCAGATACTCTAGCGGAAGAAATAACTGATACAGTAATCAAAGATACTCTTGGTGATATTGTTATCCCTAGTGGCGCTTCTGGTGGCGTTACCTCTGGTGGCACAGGCGAAGGTTAAACTTTCAGCCTGCCAGCAAACCCGCCCATGTGGCGGGTTTTTTATTGTAACAGCCTCACAATAGCTTATTACAGGGCATGATTAATACGCCGTAATAGCTCTATACCAACAATTCATACGCATTGTATTAATGATGAGATCAATTGTGTAGCGATGATAAACGGCCGTAGGTAAGTGCCGCGATAACCTTATCATTCGTTAAGACAGTGAAAAATGATCACCTTTTAGTGCAATGGGTATAACAATCAAATATAACGTCAAACAGGATATAACTGATATGAAGCGCGTAATTCTCACCTTGCTTTGTTTGCTGCCCGCCATAGCCGCCGCCAAGCAAAATCCTACTACCTCATTTCAAGGCTTTAGTGGCTTAATAAATACCCCTAGTGCCACACTGTTTGATAGTGGTGAGTTTTATTTTCAATACAGCAATCAAACAGAACGCAGAGGCCAATACCGCGACACCGCAAACTTTCATTTTGGTATTGGCTTATGGGACTTTGTCGAATTGTCGGGCCGAAATTCGGCTTATGGTGATAGTCTAAATGAAAGCTCTGATTTATCGGCTAACTTAAAAGTTGGCGTACCCCTTATTCCTGACAATTGGTTTAAATTAGCGTTCGGGATTCAAGATTTAGGCGGCGCGGCGAATAACTTTGATGCAAAATACGTTGTCGCCTCTAAAACATTGTTTGATACCATTGAGGTTTCTCTTGGTGCAGGCACTAGCGATTCAAGTTTAAACCGATTAAATGGCGCTTTCGGTGGCATTTCATGGCAACCGACCGACTGGGCTAAAGTATCATTAGAGTATGACGCTCAAGATACTAACCTTGGCTTACATTTATTTACACCACAACATTGGTTTGATAATGGCACGCGTTTAACCGCTAACATTTTAGCGTACAGCTCAAATGAGCAATTAAGCGACAACTTTTATTACGGCATTGGCATCAACATTCCGTTACATTCACCAGCAAACTTACTGGCAAGCAAGTCAAGCCGCGACAACAGCACTCTTAGTCGCGCTCAAAACACTTATTATCAAGCACCAACGAATAACGACCGAAATGGCAGTTTAATTGCGCTGAAACAGCAGCTCGAAACAGAAGGGTTCGAAGCGGTAAAAGTAGGGGAAACCGGTATAAACACCGCCTACATCGAATTAGAGAATCACATTTACAACCGTAATCAACTCGACGGTTTAGGTGTCGCACTTGGCATGCTCAGTACCAGCCTTAGCAATGAATTCAAACGGTTTAAATTGGTGATTAAGGAACGTGAAATAGCAACTTTAGTGGTCACTGGCTCATCAGAACAATACCGCGCCTTTTTAAATAATGAACAAAGCTTAAATTTAAACATTTCAACTGACACCTTTGGCGCTCAAGATGATGTGCAATGGTTAGAGCAATCGGCCAGTGACAGCTTTTGGCTAAAACCACGCTTTACTTTTTGGCCATCAATGGTATCTACCGTTGGCACTGAATATGGCATGTTCGATGCTTCTTTAGCACTAGTTAGCCACCTTGAATTGCCGCTGTGGCAAGGCGCGGCAATATCTGCTGTACACATGACCCAATTAGCCGAAACTGAAGACTTTAAAGACGGTGGATATTATGCAGACAGCAAGCAAACCGACGGCCTTAAAGAATACAGTTTACATCAAACCTTTAGTTTGCCCTTTAATATAAAGAACATGATTTTTGTTGGTAAATATCGTGAAACCTACAATTATTTTGCTAACGAAATGCGCTGGCAAAGTGATAATGGCGTGCATCGCGCAAATCTACTTACCGCCAAATACGAAAACCAAGAGGTCGCTAAATTACAACCTTATAATGGCTGTAATATTTTGTTTTTAGCTTGTTGGCCGCCAGCTGACTCGCTAGAGTCGCCTGATCGCAAAGTAATTGTTGGCGCTTA
This region includes:
- a CDS encoding class I SAM-dependent methyltransferase — encoded protein: MTTDSFTAPFAMPLLSTALPLFKPQANILDLACGSGRNGLQLAAHGFATTLLDRDQVALQHIKSNSPANTLTNCTIVCGDLESANPYQLPVATYDAILVFRYLHRPLMPQIIAALQPGGLIVYETFTHQQAAIGRPRNPNFLLNDQELLQWFEGFTVLHFFEGYCPKQQAYISQLIAQKPALKKPA
- a CDS encoding GNAT family N-acetyltransferase; this encodes MPLDLDLLLFEPVLPAQLSDTEELTTKLRNYNHQHAGGNDPQAIGCFIRDLQQELIGGIFAQLSWGWCSIELLWVNQDYRGHQLATQLVKDIEQYAIGEGIHLFKVETASFQALEFYKKLGFDHYATLDNFPIGHKNHLLKKCII
- a CDS encoding efflux RND transporter permease subunit; protein product: MVKRFIDRPILAWVIAIMIMLAGVLSIFQLPIAQYPNVAPPAVSVTANYSGASAQVVQDTVVQVIEQSLSGIDNVQYINATSDSTGSATITITFNAGTDPDIAQVQVQNKLQTAMPLLPQKVQQNGVRVTKSSSGFLMVLGFYSADSRMDRNDISDYVAANIQDQLSRINGVGQVRFFGSKYAMRIWLNPQKLTQYQLGVQDVTSAITSQNSQIAAGELGGSPAVAGQQINASIIVQTGLETAEEFGNILLRVSPDGSTIRLKDVARVELGGDNYQIVSEYNDKPAAGIGINLASGANALNTADAIRAKISALEQHFPVGLKVVYPYDVTPFVKLSIKSVITTLLEAIVLVFLVMYLFLQNFRATLIPTIAVPVVLLGTFAILSMFGYSINTLTMFAMVLAIGLLVDDAIVVVENVERVMHEEGLSPREATKKSMDQITSALIGIAMVLSAVFIPMAFFGGSTGVIYRQFSITIVSAMALSVVVALTLTPALCATILKPVDRQVKPTKGFFAWFNKVFDAATVHYRAGLVHVLARTGRYMLIYGLLVIGLGYLFTKLPTSFLPDEDMGTMFTQMVLPQGASQERSMAVMEKIEDYLLIDEAENVESVFSVVGFSFSGNGQNNGIAFVRLKDWEHRTRDDQHITAIAGRAMGAFSQIKEAFVFAFVPPAIMELGSASGFNFQLQDLSGQGHEALMNARNQLLGMAAQDPRLVGVRPNGLSDSPQFKIDINQQKAMALGVSLDDINKTFSTAWAPTYVNDFVDRGRVKRVYVQADAPYRMMPKDLSYWYVRNNLGEMVPFTAFSSVRWVYGSPKLERYNGAPSVQILGQAAPGLSSGDAMQAMSELAAKLPEGFGFQWSGMSLQEQQSGEQAPMLYALSILVVFLCLAALYESWNVPFAVMMVVPLGVLGAVVFAIGRELSNDVYFQVGLLTTIGLAAKNAILIVEFARTLHHQGQDLVSATIDAARLRLRPIIMTSLAFMLGVTPLMLSTGAGSGSQNAIGTGVFGGMLSATVLAIIFVPVFFVVVYRAKDKPD
- the idi gene encoding isopentenyl-diphosphate Delta-isomerase encodes the protein MSRNLVVLVDANDNVVGSEDKLRAHQNGQLHRAFSIFVARRIHGKVEVLLQQRAFSKYHCGGMWSNSCCSHPQPDEDLKQSALGRLHEELGFGLSDISWIGSHTYRALLVNGLIEHEFDHLFIGWDQNPLIKPNPDEVCATQWLTVEQIELAITNQSLEFTPWFAATFDKVKASLI
- a CDS encoding efflux RND transporter periplasmic adaptor subunit — protein: MKFKLPLVVLASLSVLLSGCEQPTSSDAPRGRPTPQVDVITLTASTVIFKQTLPARAVASRVAIVRPQVSGIVLQRLFEEGALVKAGQPLYQIDDAIYQASLLSAKAQIIRTQTNLNNAKSELSRYQKLIKNNVVSQQTLDQAQASFSSYKAQLAMDRAALNRVKVDLSYTHVLAPISGRISKSNITEGALVTALQSQAMATITQLDPINFDLVQGNAELRSIVQRKNSGELTATVQTAVLNFQGGENYAHQGILKFNEVQANPSTDTVVLRVQFANPQYLLLPGMYGEVELTQATRENSILVPQKSVQFNRQGQATVYILEQDDVVNLRTVTIGRSFGHNWLVLDGLAAGETIVISGVQKIGPGSKVVSNDVTKPAETSKIKAG